One window of Acidobacteriaceae bacterium genomic DNA carries:
- a CDS encoding 4Fe-4S dicluster domain-containing protein: protein MLGEGILKGLVETARNFFGSFISKDRLTTIQFPEERLPQPEAARNFPFLVYDGDNWQAGMRCVACQICEKECPPQCIFIEKSSDKKPDHTGKPQFYPAVFNIDISVCMSCQICVEVCPFDAIEMDTAFELSTTDRFGGLLWDKEQLAKPNSYFHKIHPVTATEVDERLDAAKAKAKAKPPANAAVSTAQPDSSPTTS from the coding sequence ATGCTGGGTGAAGGCATCCTGAAAGGACTGGTGGAGACCGCCCGGAACTTCTTCGGCAGCTTCATCAGCAAGGACCGGCTGACCACCATCCAGTTTCCTGAAGAGCGCCTGCCTCAGCCTGAGGCTGCGCGCAATTTTCCCTTCCTCGTCTACGACGGCGACAACTGGCAGGCAGGGATGCGCTGTGTTGCCTGCCAGATATGCGAAAAAGAATGTCCGCCTCAATGCATCTTCATCGAAAAAAGCAGCGACAAGAAACCCGATCACACAGGCAAGCCACAGTTTTACCCTGCGGTCTTCAACATCGACATCTCGGTTTGCATGAGTTGCCAGATCTGCGTTGAGGTCTGCCCGTTCGATGCCATCGAGATGGACACCGCGTTCGAGCTAAGCACGACCGATCGTTTTGGCGGACTGCTCTGGGACAAAGAACAACTGGCGAAGCCCAACAGCTACTTTCACAAGATCCATCCAGTTACAGCAACTGAAGTAGATGAACGACTGGATGCTGCCAAGGCCAAGGCTAAGGCAAAGCCCCCCGCGAATGCCGCCGTTTCAACAGCTCAACCCGATTCTTCGCCTACGACAAGCTGA
- the nuoH gene encoding NADH-quinone oxidoreductase subunit NuoH yields the protein MTETTDQIFVLLKHWILAHSPVWVQPLFSAVLSAVAILAVFASLFALTTILERKGLGRFQNRYGPNRVGPFGLLQPLADGLKSLTKEDIVPHSADAVVHMLAPIALVAAAFLGYAVLPLGRNMTAINLDAGLLYFFAAGSAIELTIFMAGWSSRNKYSLLGAMRAIAQMISYEIPLILSTITVVMAAGTLSTVAIVESQSGYYGILPHWFVFTPWGFAGFVLFMIAGIAESNRSPFDLPEGESEIIAGYLVEYSGFKFALFFLGEYIGMFAICGLAITLFLGGWTAPFSFLTWVPSYFWFFAKLVVLIAMLIWIRSTLPRLRMDQLMNFAWKFMLPMALINLFAAAIWHFTPSGVIRWLVAAILLAVSYFLLGRGLMQSKKLQRRTYQFAD from the coding sequence ATGACTGAAACGACGGACCAAATCTTCGTGCTTCTCAAACACTGGATACTGGCACATTCGCCTGTTTGGGTGCAGCCGCTTTTCTCTGCTGTGCTGTCAGCCGTCGCAATTCTTGCTGTGTTCGCTTCTCTGTTCGCCTTAACAACGATTCTTGAGCGCAAAGGGCTGGGCCGATTCCAAAACCGATACGGTCCGAATCGAGTCGGCCCCTTCGGCCTGTTGCAACCGCTCGCAGATGGGCTGAAATCATTGACCAAAGAAGATATCGTTCCGCACTCAGCGGATGCTGTCGTTCACATGCTGGCGCCAATCGCGCTTGTCGCCGCAGCGTTTCTTGGCTATGCCGTTCTGCCCTTGGGCCGTAACATGACTGCGATCAACCTGGACGCCGGCCTCCTTTATTTCTTTGCCGCCGGCTCGGCGATCGAACTCACTATCTTTATGGCCGGCTGGTCCAGCCGCAACAAGTACTCGCTGCTCGGCGCGATGCGCGCTATCGCACAGATGATCAGCTACGAAATTCCGTTGATTCTTTCTACGATCACCGTCGTCATGGCGGCGGGTACTCTATCAACCGTCGCGATCGTGGAAAGTCAGTCCGGTTATTACGGAATTCTGCCGCATTGGTTTGTCTTCACGCCATGGGGGTTCGCCGGCTTCGTGCTCTTTATGATCGCGGGCATTGCGGAATCCAATCGCTCGCCGTTCGATCTGCCCGAAGGCGAATCCGAAATTATTGCCGGCTATCTGGTCGAATACTCCGGCTTCAAGTTCGCTTTGTTTTTCCTCGGCGAATACATCGGGATGTTCGCGATCTGCGGGCTGGCCATCACGCTCTTTCTCGGGGGCTGGACCGCACCATTTTCTTTTCTCACCTGGGTCCCATCCTACTTCTGGTTCTTCGCTAAACTCGTCGTGCTGATTGCCATGCTTATCTGGATCCGCAGTACACTCCCTCGCCTTCGCATGGACCAGCTTATGAACTTTGCGTGGAAATTCATGCTGCCGATGGCACTGATCAACCTGTTTGCCGCGGCCATCTGGCATTTCACGCCTTCCGGCGTTATTCGATGGCTTGTTGCTGCAATCCTGCTTGCTGTCTCTTATTTCCTGCTTGGACGCGGCCTCATGCAGTCGAAGAAGCTGCAAAGGCGAACCTACCAGTTCGCCGATTAG
- a CDS encoding NADH-quinone oxidoreductase subunit J: protein MSLSFAIAAVFTVAGALAAMTLRNLVHCALALVLAFTGLACLYLQLGAQFVGFAQILIYVGAVAILIVFAILLTRNHEGMTRLAVSPGWATSILVAAAVFGILAWVIRSSAVSALPLRPRPEVTVRQIGDALMSQFVLPLEVIGLLLTAALVGAVTIAMREQRREK from the coding sequence GTGAGCTTGTCATTTGCCATCGCCGCTGTGTTCACGGTTGCCGGAGCGCTCGCCGCAATGACTCTGCGCAACCTCGTCCACTGCGCTCTGGCACTTGTGCTGGCCTTTACGGGATTGGCCTGTTTATATCTCCAGCTTGGCGCTCAATTCGTTGGTTTCGCCCAGATTCTGATCTACGTCGGCGCGGTAGCAATCCTCATTGTTTTCGCAATCCTTCTTACCCGGAACCACGAGGGGATGACACGGCTGGCTGTTTCGCCTGGATGGGCCACAAGCATCCTCGTCGCCGCCGCTGTATTTGGAATCCTGGCCTGGGTGATTCGTTCAAGCGCGGTATCAGCACTTCCGCTCCGACCCCGCCCCGAAGTTACTGTCAGGCAGATCGGTGACGCGTTGATGTCGCAGTTTGTGCTTCCGCTTGAGGTGATTGGCCTGCTGCTGACCGCCGCGCTTGTAGGAGCGGTGACCATTGCCATGCGTGAACAGAGGAGGGAGAAATGA
- the nuoK gene encoding NADH-quinone oxidoreductase subunit NuoK, protein MTAPVDYLLLSAVIFAIGLAGALVRRNAILVLIGIELMLNAANLNFITFWRYSANPEALTGVMFALFSIGIAAAEAAVGLALIIAVHRHFKTTNLDRIDSMRG, encoded by the coding sequence ATGACAGCACCAGTCGATTACCTTCTTCTTTCCGCAGTCATCTTCGCCATCGGCCTGGCTGGCGCCCTCGTCCGCCGCAACGCCATACTCGTTCTCATCGGGATCGAACTTATGCTCAACGCCGCGAATCTGAACTTCATCACATTCTGGCGATACAGCGCGAATCCCGAAGCGCTGACAGGCGTCATGTTTGCTCTCTTCTCAATCGGTATCGCAGCGGCCGAAGCCGCCGTTGGTTTGGCTCTGATCATCGCTGTGCATCGACATTTCAAGACGACAAATCTCGACCGGATCGATTCGATGAGGGGATGA